The proteins below are encoded in one region of Brevundimonas fontaquae:
- a CDS encoding GntR family transcriptional regulator: MQAFEPRDPYGAALGAVQRFAAAGRFLPGEPIVVTDLAAEVGLSATPVREALACLAGQGLIERRRGRGYFYPALDAAEIIDLFELQLAYLNAALTLYPRGLTPLRKAVVAVDPLAGVQALFDAVIAQSSNAALILAHQRVVDRLKAVLTAERGQDDSDGAMVRTMVSMIVEGRIPDLLGQLDAYHERRCARVPALMSEAR; this comes from the coding sequence ATGCAGGCTTTCGAACCCCGCGATCCCTATGGGGCCGCTCTGGGGGCTGTACAACGGTTTGCGGCTGCCGGACGGTTCCTGCCGGGCGAGCCGATCGTGGTGACGGACCTGGCGGCCGAGGTCGGGCTCAGCGCCACGCCTGTGCGGGAAGCCCTGGCATGCCTCGCCGGCCAGGGTCTGATCGAGCGCCGTCGGGGTCGCGGCTATTTCTATCCCGCCCTCGACGCCGCCGAGATCATTGATCTGTTCGAGCTCCAGCTCGCCTACCTTAATGCCGCCCTGACCCTCTATCCCCGCGGGCTGACACCGTTGCGCAAGGCTGTCGTCGCCGTCGATCCCCTGGCCGGCGTCCAGGCGCTCTTCGACGCCGTCATCGCACAGTCCTCGAACGCCGCCCTGATCCTGGCGCACCAGCGCGTCGTCGATCGGTTGAAGGCGGTGCTCACGGCGGAACGCGGCCAGGACGACAGCGACGGAGCGATGGTCCGGACGATGGTTTCGATGATCGTCGAGGGTCGCATTCCAGACCTGCTGGGTCAGCTTGACGCCTATCATGAGCGGCGATGCGCGCGTGTCCCGGCGCTTATGTCCGAGGCCCGCTGA
- a CDS encoding GntR family transcriptional regulator, producing the protein MARNRDPFTQALTSLRERIQLGVLAGGAPVIVQDEAARLNLSTTPVREALARLSGEGLVERAASGGYVTLRLDAAAARDRYAMQAHYVRIAVEANVRALGSLRPPAPPFEAATPLVAVDRLFAAIVCSAGNQVLCEAYRKVSGQLDLVRRLEAVLFDDLGAEAKALYAAYADETASGFGIALDRYHDRRIGAAGALVALVLSGGQTGPAAPDADDARGDQRASDISAGTRAHRRS; encoded by the coding sequence ATGGCGCGTAACCGCGACCCGTTCACCCAGGCGCTCACATCCCTGCGGGAACGGATTCAATTGGGTGTTCTGGCCGGCGGGGCGCCGGTCATCGTCCAGGACGAGGCCGCTCGGCTGAACCTGTCCACCACCCCTGTCCGCGAGGCCCTGGCGCGTCTCAGCGGAGAAGGTCTCGTCGAGCGCGCCGCCTCGGGCGGATACGTCACCCTGCGGCTCGACGCCGCCGCCGCCCGCGACCGCTACGCCATGCAGGCCCACTATGTGCGTATCGCCGTCGAGGCCAATGTCCGGGCCCTTGGATCGCTGCGGCCGCCCGCGCCGCCGTTCGAGGCGGCTACCCCCCTCGTGGCCGTGGATCGGCTGTTCGCCGCCATCGTCTGCAGTGCAGGCAACCAGGTCCTCTGCGAGGCGTATCGGAAGGTCAGCGGGCAACTGGATCTCGTGCGACGGCTCGAGGCGGTCTTGTTCGACGACCTCGGCGCTGAGGCGAAAGCCCTCTATGCGGCCTACGCCGACGAAACCGCGTCCGGATTTGGCATCGCCCTGGATCGCTACCATGACCGTCGGATCGGCGCGGCCGGCGCCCTGGTCGCCCTGGTGCTCAGTGGTGGTCAGACCGGCCCGGCTGCGCCGGACGCGGACGATGCGCGGGGAGATCAGCGGGCCTCGGACATAAGCGCCGGGACACGCGCGCATCGCCGCTCATGA
- a CDS encoding helix-turn-helix domain-containing protein, which translates to MPPDPPEKLSDARLIGLAARTVRRARNMTAQQVATAMNLPLRTYEYFEAGSGRVNLDYVHRFALATNCDPWSLLLGPSLGSVEFARQTADTKLMLIFLIALGEFVGAMGDRLLTLDPRALIEAFTDTFRRLEEENRIKSEETEAWLDAGRDRLAGKPPEDEG; encoded by the coding sequence ATGCCGCCCGATCCACCGGAAAAGTTGAGTGATGCACGGCTGATCGGCCTGGCGGCGCGGACGGTGCGCCGCGCCCGCAACATGACCGCCCAGCAGGTGGCGACGGCGATGAACCTGCCGCTGCGGACCTACGAATATTTCGAGGCGGGATCCGGCCGGGTGAACCTCGACTATGTCCACCGCTTCGCCCTGGCGACCAACTGCGATCCCTGGTCCCTGCTGTTGGGACCGTCGCTGGGCTCGGTGGAGTTCGCCCGCCAGACGGCCGACACCAAGTTGATGCTCATCTTTCTCATCGCCCTGGGCGAGTTCGTCGGGGCGATGGGCGATCGCCTGCTGACCTTGGATCCGCGTGCGCTGATCGAGGCCTTCACCGACACCTTCCGCCGGCTCGAGGAAGAAAACCGGATCAAGAGCGAGGAGACCGAGGCATGGCTGGACGCGGGCCGCGACCGTCTGGCGGGCAAGCCGCCGGAAGACGAGGGTTGA
- a CDS encoding lasso peptide biosynthesis B2 protein: MQNQISDPMPSPEPEGVVAYLSQHLHFAVVDEDVIVLDERTDAYSCLPGAGAVIQVHGERIVGPRSVIAQLREGGFLGDPGPARVRAPPAPTRALPLAMSSELNLIAATRFWWSWWREGRRFESRSLADLLATHRRRARSPGLPDVEIARLTSTFVRLLPWAPGQGACLYRAHLLRTLIRDAGGDAQWVFGVRTWPFAAHCWLQVGDAVLDDEPDRVGVYTPIMVI; encoded by the coding sequence ATGCAGAACCAAATCTCCGATCCCATGCCCTCACCCGAGCCGGAGGGCGTTGTCGCCTACCTCTCGCAACATCTGCATTTCGCGGTCGTCGACGAGGACGTCATTGTCCTGGACGAGCGGACAGACGCCTACAGCTGCCTGCCCGGGGCCGGCGCAGTGATCCAGGTCCATGGCGAACGGATCGTCGGTCCCAGGTCGGTCATCGCCCAGCTTCGTGAGGGCGGCTTTCTCGGCGATCCAGGTCCAGCCCGAGTGAGGGCGCCGCCCGCGCCCACACGAGCGCTTCCCCTTGCAATGTCATCTGAGCTGAACCTGATCGCAGCAACGCGGTTCTGGTGGTCCTGGTGGCGCGAGGGACGGCGGTTTGAGTCCAGATCCCTCGCAGACCTTCTCGCCACCCATCGCCGACGCGCCCGATCTCCAGGTCTTCCGGACGTCGAGATCGCGAGACTAACGTCGACCTTCGTCCGGCTTCTTCCCTGGGCTCCTGGACAGGGCGCCTGCCTGTACCGCGCCCACCTTCTGCGAACCCTTATCCGGGACGCGGGCGGGGACGCGCAATGGGTGTTCGGCGTTCGCACCTGGCCCTTCGCCGCCCATTGCTGGCTACAGGTCGGGGACGCGGTCCTCGACGACGAACCGGATCGTGTCGGCGTCTACACCCCGATCATGGTGATCTGA
- a CDS encoding asparagine synthase-related protein, with product MGHFLHLAWSDTSRVDLAKALVAKAQVEGFTPIQIMDQAWLGVRGPRPPRLHQPGGDDLIVLGDLFDALDNDQCAIPRRGEDADRARALIRRHWGRYIGLFRTPRGQVRQIVRDPSGAHECAAWRREGVQIVTSELSDWLMALAAPPVQIDWDRIGGLLRDPINATAASPLIGIRIAEAGDLTDLNAERVTPLWRPVDFTDAVTTDPKEGAASLRDRIDGCLAAFASVVDRPGVEVSGGLDSAIVAGSFKAAGASPRLWFNMFGPFAEGDERRFVRVLGDRLGFEPHCVQRAVKAMTMEGFDITAKGPRPGVNGRDYSFDAAVASACLAHGVDGLLTGKGGDGVFFQMGVPEIFVDVLRERGIRAVFSPALPKLARWTRRSTWSLLKTAMTTPRRFPLDRSARALSIFNPDSVSPPGDQALHPWLKGLEAVPPAKRLQVESVAAGLAYQSQCRRTEAADLIHPLLSQPVVELALGLSVPLLTDDGQADRRLARAAFADRLPPEILHRRSKGEMTAYFGRQAAASLPFLREYLLEGRLASRGIIDRARTEALLDVDRLLWKGSVPDFTMAAVTESWIRRWEAIGAAA from the coding sequence GTGGGGCATTTTCTGCATCTCGCCTGGTCGGACACCAGCCGCGTTGATCTGGCCAAGGCCCTCGTCGCCAAGGCTCAGGTGGAGGGCTTCACCCCGATCCAAATCATGGACCAGGCCTGGCTTGGAGTCCGCGGGCCCAGACCACCGAGGCTTCATCAACCCGGAGGCGACGATCTTATTGTGCTCGGCGATCTGTTCGATGCTCTCGACAACGATCAATGCGCGATCCCTAGGCGCGGTGAGGACGCGGATCGCGCCCGCGCTCTGATCCGTCGACACTGGGGGCGCTATATCGGGCTATTCAGGACCCCCCGTGGTCAAGTCCGGCAGATCGTCCGGGACCCGTCGGGCGCCCATGAATGTGCGGCGTGGCGGCGTGAGGGCGTCCAGATCGTCACCTCTGAACTTTCCGACTGGCTGATGGCGCTGGCGGCGCCCCCGGTGCAGATCGATTGGGATCGGATTGGCGGCCTCCTGCGTGATCCGATCAATGCGACCGCCGCCAGTCCGCTCATTGGCATCCGGATCGCCGAAGCCGGCGATCTAACGGATCTCAATGCTGAGCGAGTTACTCCGCTCTGGCGGCCGGTCGACTTTACCGACGCCGTTACGACGGATCCGAAGGAGGGGGCCGCGAGCCTTAGGGATCGGATTGATGGCTGCCTCGCGGCGTTCGCCAGCGTCGTTGATCGGCCGGGCGTTGAGGTGTCCGGCGGACTCGATTCGGCGATCGTCGCGGGGTCCTTCAAGGCGGCGGGCGCTTCGCCAAGGCTCTGGTTCAACATGTTCGGCCCGTTTGCCGAAGGCGACGAGCGCCGGTTCGTTCGCGTCCTGGGGGATCGCCTCGGATTCGAACCGCACTGCGTCCAGAGGGCGGTCAAGGCGATGACGATGGAGGGGTTCGACATCACCGCAAAAGGACCGAGACCTGGCGTGAATGGCCGGGATTATTCCTTCGACGCCGCCGTCGCCTCAGCCTGTCTGGCTCATGGGGTCGACGGGCTGCTGACGGGAAAGGGCGGCGACGGCGTCTTTTTCCAGATGGGCGTCCCGGAGATCTTCGTCGATGTGCTCCGCGAGCGCGGGATCAGAGCGGTGTTCAGCCCTGCTCTGCCAAAACTGGCGAGGTGGACGCGGCGCTCGACCTGGTCACTCCTGAAGACCGCCATGACGACTCCCAGGCGATTTCCGCTCGATCGGTCGGCCAGGGCCTTGTCGATCTTCAATCCCGACAGCGTGTCACCTCCAGGCGACCAGGCGCTGCACCCTTGGCTAAAGGGTCTGGAGGCCGTCCCGCCGGCCAAACGCCTTCAGGTGGAGTCCGTGGCAGCCGGCCTCGCCTACCAGAGCCAATGCCGACGGACGGAAGCGGCTGATCTGATCCATCCGCTGCTTTCTCAACCGGTCGTCGAGCTGGCCTTGGGGCTGTCCGTGCCCCTCCTGACGGATGACGGTCAGGCCGACCGGAGACTGGCGCGAGCCGCCTTCGCCGATCGCCTGCCGCCGGAGATCCTCCACCGTCGGTCCAAGGGCGAGATGACCGCCTATTTCGGACGCCAGGCCGCCGCCAGCCTTCCCTTCCTGCGAGAGTATCTGCTCGAGGGTCGGCTCGCGTCGCGCGGGATCATCGACCGGGCCAGGACCGAGGCTTTGCTCGACGTCGATCGTCTGCTCTGGAAGGGCAGCGTGCCGGATTTCACGATGGCGGCGGTGACGGAGAGCTGGATTCGACGCTGGGAGGCGATCGGGGCTGCGGCGTGA
- a CDS encoding S9 family peptidase, with protein sequence MVQDGVTVAADAVSPPAALSPRRPYRVDDMLAAESFGNATVDPTGRWAIFEHRPAYESATAFAFGLRNPWTVSRLEVVDLAGNRPAGRLLAESEGDGHVLGPWSPSGRRLLVFRLRDRRWQAGVVEMPARTVRWFAPTPELSTFGQAAQWRSDDELVLLIRPDGSLPQWLDSGGRGVRALAARWRATEAGGPAQRTTLGSGAFAADMPEMPENQAVRLDVATGRFTTVAAGRFYDLELAPDGDHLALVETGAAAPFDPAGAFEPQAIDRERRLRLSDLRTGDLSSPLGEADVAPSLLSWSPLSNRLLVWTRGSAGWTAGDLVAFDPTTGAAERYALGDLKPYTGGGVAAFNTVYADWLGDRPILFGRSPSTARDDWHRLGAGGPVNLTEALAQPSSEIGAIDGERLLLLAGGRPWAVTAAGEADPLAAAAGTLSGFDGAGYLDSQRHQRNSPPRRSWFAVRTPAGAVLRPGLDPAVEVVEEDARFGVYAGALGVITRSVDNGVQRLRLEQPGRPPRTLATINQYLAEVDFPPPEPVRHLGPDGRERTSWLYRPRSWQGEKTPLVVLSYPGGPAAPPAEPATLNAWANPHLVVGGGYAVLIPVLALDRDKEPAEDYAKDVLAVVDAALAQYPDLDPGRIAHWGHSFGGYVGLVAATQTDRFKAIIAVAGLSDLATAWGEFSPSNRDNPEFGLSLRQRIGWAEESQGRMRAPPWTAPDRYVRNSPLFAADRITAPVLLVHGDRDLLPSTQSEIMFSALWRQNKDARLLTYWGEGHHLWSPDNIRDLYAQIVIFLDRTLGAGARVPAVTPQPRSPPSVESSSPSPPPS encoded by the coding sequence ATGGTGCAGGACGGCGTGACGGTCGCCGCTGATGCCGTCTCGCCGCCGGCGGCATTGAGCCCACGCCGACCTTACCGGGTGGATGACATGCTCGCCGCCGAGTCATTCGGTAATGCAACCGTCGATCCCACAGGGCGATGGGCCATCTTCGAGCACCGTCCAGCCTATGAGTCCGCGACCGCGTTCGCGTTCGGTCTGCGCAATCCCTGGACCGTCAGCCGTCTCGAGGTGGTCGATCTCGCCGGGAATCGGCCGGCCGGCCGGCTTCTGGCGGAAAGCGAGGGCGACGGCCATGTGCTCGGCCCTTGGTCGCCATCCGGGCGCAGACTTCTGGTCTTCCGGCTGCGCGACCGCCGCTGGCAGGCCGGGGTCGTCGAGATGCCAGCGCGGACCGTCCGATGGTTCGCCCCGACTCCGGAATTGTCGACCTTCGGCCAGGCGGCGCAGTGGCGCTCGGACGACGAGCTTGTCCTGCTGATCAGACCTGATGGGTCCCTCCCCCAATGGCTCGACAGCGGCGGACGTGGCGTAAGGGCCCTCGCCGCCCGCTGGCGCGCAACGGAGGCTGGCGGGCCGGCGCAACGGACCACGCTCGGCAGCGGCGCCTTCGCCGCGGACATGCCCGAGATGCCCGAAAACCAAGCGGTTCGCCTGGATGTGGCGACCGGCCGGTTCACGACGGTCGCCGCCGGCCGGTTCTACGACCTCGAACTCGCCCCGGACGGCGACCACCTGGCACTGGTCGAGACGGGCGCCGCAGCCCCCTTTGATCCCGCCGGGGCCTTTGAGCCCCAGGCGATCGACCGCGAGCGGCGTCTCCGCCTCAGCGACCTGAGAACCGGCGACCTGTCCTCGCCCCTGGGCGAGGCGGACGTCGCACCCAGCCTCCTCAGCTGGTCCCCCCTCTCAAACCGACTGCTGGTCTGGACGCGGGGTTCGGCCGGCTGGACGGCAGGCGATCTCGTCGCCTTCGACCCGACGACCGGCGCGGCGGAGCGATATGCGCTGGGCGACCTCAAGCCCTACACAGGCGGGGGGGTCGCCGCCTTCAATACCGTCTATGCGGACTGGCTCGGGGACCGTCCGATCCTCTTTGGACGATCTCCGTCGACGGCGCGCGACGACTGGCACCGGCTCGGCGCTGGCGGGCCGGTCAACCTGACAGAGGCTCTGGCCCAGCCCTCGTCCGAGATCGGCGCAATCGACGGTGAGCGCCTTCTACTCCTCGCGGGTGGCCGGCCCTGGGCGGTGACCGCTGCGGGCGAAGCGGACCCATTGGCGGCGGCCGCAGGAACTTTGAGCGGCTTTGACGGGGCGGGCTACCTGGACTCGCAGCGCCATCAACGCAACTCGCCCCCGCGCCGGTCCTGGTTCGCGGTGCGAACGCCGGCCGGCGCCGTCCTGCGGCCCGGACTCGATCCCGCGGTTGAGGTCGTCGAAGAAGACGCGCGGTTCGGAGTGTACGCGGGAGCCTTGGGCGTCATCACACGCTCGGTCGACAACGGCGTGCAGCGCTTGCGACTGGAGCAGCCAGGCCGTCCTCCAAGGACCCTCGCAACGATCAACCAATACCTGGCCGAGGTCGATTTCCCGCCGCCCGAGCCGGTGCGTCACCTCGGCCCGGACGGCCGCGAGCGCACGAGTTGGCTCTATCGCCCCCGCAGCTGGCAGGGCGAGAAGACGCCTCTCGTCGTCCTGTCCTATCCGGGAGGCCCCGCCGCCCCGCCGGCTGAACCTGCAACGCTCAACGCCTGGGCCAATCCCCACCTTGTGGTCGGAGGCGGATACGCCGTGCTTATCCCAGTCCTCGCCCTCGACCGGGACAAGGAGCCGGCGGAGGACTACGCGAAGGACGTCCTGGCGGTCGTGGACGCCGCCCTGGCCCAGTACCCGGATCTGGACCCCGGCCGGATCGCCCATTGGGGCCACAGCTTCGGAGGCTATGTGGGGTTGGTCGCCGCCACCCAAACGGATCGGTTCAAGGCCATCATCGCCGTGGCCGGCCTGTCGGATCTCGCAACGGCGTGGGGCGAATTCTCGCCGTCCAACCGTGACAACCCCGAGTTTGGCCTGTCGCTCCGCCAACGCATCGGCTGGGCCGAAGAGAGCCAGGGGCGCATGCGCGCCCCGCCCTGGACCGCGCCCGACCGCTATGTGCGTAACAGTCCCCTGTTTGCTGCGGACAGGATCACCGCGCCCGTGCTCCTCGTTCATGGAGACCGTGACCTTCTGCCAAGCACCCAGTCGGAGATCATGTTCTCGGCGCTCTGGCGTCAAAACAAGGATGCGCGGCTCCTCACCTACTGGGGCGAAGGCCATCACCTCTGGAGCCCGGACAACATCCGCGATCTCTACGCCCAGATCGTGATCTTCCTCGACCGCACACTCGGCGCGGGTGCGCGGGTGCCAGCCGTCACGCCGCAGCCCCGATCGCCTCCCAGCGTCGAATCCAGCTCTCCGTCACCGCCGCCATCGTGA
- a CDS encoding TonB-dependent receptor, producing the protein MTIRTRSLLAGVALLPIVAAALAPDARAQTAQPPRSQTQAGPAGAARDFDIAGGALDAALVAYARQANVQLLYTADLVAGLRTQGVAGRHPPEAALQRLLAGTGIRWSRSRPGVIVLRRSINAQADPGEATEIDEVIVTGTLLRGPGRSPSPVTVISRGELDRRGDATVADALVRLPQSYSGNATPNSLLLGADSLGSNTATATGVNLRGLGADATLVLVNGRRLAGTGMKGEFADVSALPGGAVERVDVLLDGASALYGSDAVAGVVNVILRRTYEGQETRLRASAARGGGEDLLASHLVGTRWQGGSALLSYEYQHQSPLNSADRDYTATGDLRPWGGTDRRSFYGPPGSIVVFDAARGAYRSTYAIRPGPDGTARTPADFETGGANLGNRRAGVDILPLQERHSAYASVRQTLGSHVEISADARFSRRAYEYANLAPVSILTVGRANPFFVSPTGAASHLIAYNFIGDLGPTESYGVSRSLGGTTGIEIALPRDWTLEAYGAFAEELSEGGTDNQLNSTFLAEALGNTADNLATPYSALRDGYFNPFGSGDANGEAVLDFISQGYTWSRYRSRISSANLMLDGSPLTLPGGDLRIAVGAAFRREAFNRRSRNLASGLAPVVTIGDPQVRDIGAVFAEARIPLVGPANALPGIERLELTLAGRAEHYDDVGSTTNPKIGLIWQPSEPVTVRASWGTSFRAPALTEVFDRVQLGPLTVADSGVSRVAILQSGGNTDLEPETAESLTVGMEWAPRPGLRFSAGYFDIRFENKIGRPAIENITSILVDPSLAPFVTRLTPGDPADLARVQAFLADPRFTSPSLYPASAYSVILDGRWANTGELSVEGFDLGANFDFALGDNAFGLSVSASYLLDYSRRVTPVATREDVLGLVGFPVDLRTQAAATWTRGDWSTRIGVNHASDYRDVAGRTIDAFTTADLQVRWAGVGRGLAEGIEVALTVQNLFDADPPFYDSPQGFGFDPGQAGPLGRVAAFQLIKRW; encoded by the coding sequence ATGACCATCCGCACCCGAAGCCTGCTTGCCGGCGTCGCGCTCCTGCCCATCGTCGCCGCAGCCTTGGCGCCGGACGCGCGCGCTCAAACGGCTCAGCCCCCGCGATCCCAGACCCAGGCCGGTCCGGCCGGTGCAGCCCGCGACTTTGATATCGCCGGAGGGGCGCTGGACGCCGCCCTCGTCGCCTACGCCCGACAGGCCAATGTGCAACTGCTCTACACGGCCGATCTCGTCGCCGGGCTGCGCACACAGGGCGTCGCGGGGCGTCACCCGCCCGAGGCCGCGCTCCAGCGGCTGCTGGCAGGCACCGGCATCCGCTGGTCGCGCAGTCGTCCCGGCGTGATCGTACTGCGCCGATCGATCAACGCCCAGGCGGACCCAGGGGAGGCGACCGAGATCGACGAGGTGATCGTGACCGGCACGCTGCTGCGGGGGCCAGGCAGGTCCCCGTCTCCGGTCACGGTCATCTCGCGTGGGGAGCTCGACCGACGCGGCGACGCCACGGTCGCCGATGCGCTGGTCCGATTGCCGCAGTCCTATTCCGGCAACGCCACGCCCAACAGCCTGCTGCTCGGCGCCGACTCCCTCGGCAGCAACACGGCGACGGCGACGGGCGTCAATCTGAGGGGACTGGGAGCCGACGCCACGCTGGTGCTGGTCAACGGGCGACGTCTCGCCGGTACAGGCATGAAGGGTGAGTTCGCCGACGTCTCCGCGCTCCCCGGCGGTGCGGTCGAGCGTGTCGACGTCCTGCTCGACGGAGCCTCGGCCCTCTATGGATCCGACGCCGTCGCCGGCGTGGTCAACGTCATCCTTCGGCGGACCTACGAGGGGCAGGAGACGCGACTGCGCGCCTCAGCGGCCCGAGGCGGAGGCGAAGACCTGCTGGCGTCTCATCTCGTCGGGACGCGATGGCAGGGCGGGTCGGCGCTCCTGTCCTATGAGTACCAGCATCAGTCTCCCCTGAACTCAGCCGACCGGGACTACACGGCGACAGGCGACCTCAGGCCCTGGGGCGGGACGGACCGGCGCAGCTTCTATGGGCCGCCCGGCAGTATCGTGGTCTTCGACGCCGCGCGCGGCGCCTATCGCAGCACCTATGCGATCCGGCCCGGGCCGGACGGAACGGCGCGAACTCCGGCCGACTTCGAGACCGGCGGCGCCAATCTCGGCAATCGTCGGGCAGGCGTCGACATCCTCCCGCTCCAGGAGCGTCACAGCGCCTACGCCAGCGTACGACAGACCCTCGGCTCGCATGTGGAAATCTCGGCGGACGCGCGCTTCAGTCGGCGGGCCTATGAGTACGCGAACCTGGCCCCTGTCAGCATCCTCACCGTCGGCCGCGCCAACCCCTTCTTCGTCTCGCCGACGGGCGCCGCCTCTCACCTGATCGCCTACAATTTCATCGGCGACCTGGGCCCGACGGAAAGCTATGGCGTCTCGCGAAGCCTGGGCGGCACCACCGGGATCGAGATCGCACTGCCTCGAGACTGGACGCTGGAAGCCTACGGCGCCTTCGCCGAGGAGCTGAGCGAGGGCGGCACGGACAATCAGCTGAACAGCACCTTCCTGGCCGAGGCGCTCGGAAACACCGCCGACAATCTCGCTACGCCCTACAGCGCGCTGCGGGACGGCTACTTCAATCCTTTCGGATCAGGCGACGCGAACGGCGAGGCGGTTCTCGACTTCATCTCTCAGGGCTACACCTGGTCCCGTTATCGTAGCCGGATCAGCTCGGCCAACCTGATGCTGGATGGATCGCCCCTGACTCTACCCGGCGGGGATCTGCGGATTGCGGTGGGGGCGGCGTTCCGGCGCGAAGCGTTCAACCGTCGCAGTCGCAACTTAGCCTCAGGCCTCGCGCCGGTCGTCACCATCGGCGATCCCCAGGTGCGTGACATCGGCGCGGTCTTCGCCGAGGCGCGAATTCCCCTGGTCGGCCCCGCAAACGCCCTGCCGGGGATCGAGCGTCTCGAGCTCACTCTCGCCGGCCGCGCCGAGCACTATGACGACGTCGGCTCGACCACCAACCCCAAGATCGGCCTGATCTGGCAGCCGTCCGAGCCGGTCACGGTTCGCGCGAGCTGGGGGACTTCGTTTCGGGCGCCCGCGCTCACCGAGGTGTTCGATCGTGTGCAGCTCGGTCCTCTGACGGTCGCCGACTCAGGCGTCAGCCGCGTGGCCATCCTGCAGTCCGGCGGCAATACGGATCTGGAGCCTGAGACCGCCGAGAGTCTGACGGTCGGCATGGAGTGGGCGCCGCGCCCCGGGCTGCGCTTCAGTGCGGGTTATTTCGATATCCGGTTCGAGAACAAGATCGGCCGACCGGCGATTGAGAACATCACGAGCATCCTCGTCGATCCCAGCCTGGCCCCTTTCGTCACGCGTCTGACACCGGGCGACCCCGCCGATCTGGCGCGCGTCCAGGCCTTCCTGGCGGACCCTCGCTTCACGTCGCCGAGTCTCTATCCGGCGTCGGCCTATTCGGTGATCCTCGACGGCCGATGGGCGAACACGGGCGAGCTCTCCGTCGAGGGCTTCGACCTCGGAGCCAACTTCGACTTCGCCCTGGGTGACAACGCCTTCGGTCTCTCGGTTTCGGCCTCGTATCTGCTGGACTACAGCCGGCGTGTGACGCCCGTCGCCACCCGCGAGGATGTCCTGGGTCTCGTCGGCTTCCCTGTCGATCTGCGCACCCAGGCCGCCGCGACCTGGACTCGCGGTGACTGGTCGACGCGGATCGGCGTCAACCACGCTTCCGACTATCGCGATGTCGCTGGACGGACGATCGATGCCTTCACCACGGCGGACCTGCAGGTTCGCTGGGCGGGCGTCGGGCGCGGCCTGGCCGAAGGGATCGAGGTCGCCCTGACGGTCCAAAACCTGTTCGACGCGGATCCGCCCTTCTACGATTCGCCTCAGGGCTTTGGTTTCGACCCGGGTCAGGCCGGGCCGCTGGGCCGGGTGGCCGCCTTCCAGCTGATCAAGCGCTGGTAG
- a CDS encoding FecR family protein — translation MSDPQSAVGAADREAAEWHVRLGERPVSADTLHAFKTWRETAGNAEAYRKVEALWRTTGSLSSDPDIQALTQATLRASKPRARRAESQRLIPAALALVPAAAIAVALLFWLPNRGVYETEVGGRRTVALDDGTRVQLDTDTRLRVRFASGERRIVLEQGQALFTVAHDAARPFRVEAGGTQVTALGTVFDVRREAVGAQVTLVQGAVAVTDARTAAGQWRLAPGQQVRTVRPDATPVMVDPAVETSWSEGRLVFRDTPLGEAIAEVNRYLPDKIVLADRRISAVPVNGVFATGDREAFVAAVADLFDLTAQAEADGRVRLTARSVGG, via the coding sequence ATGAGCGACCCGCAAAGCGCGGTCGGCGCTGCGGACCGTGAAGCCGCCGAATGGCACGTCCGCCTCGGGGAGCGCCCCGTGTCGGCCGATACGCTCCATGCGTTCAAGACCTGGCGCGAAACGGCGGGCAACGCCGAGGCCTATCGCAAGGTCGAGGCGCTGTGGCGAACCACCGGATCCCTGTCGTCGGACCCCGACATTCAGGCCCTGACCCAGGCTACGCTCCGGGCCTCAAAGCCCCGGGCGCGCCGCGCGGAATCCCAACGCCTCATCCCTGCCGCGCTGGCGCTTGTCCCCGCGGCGGCGATCGCCGTCGCCCTTCTTTTCTGGCTGCCGAACCGGGGCGTCTACGAGACCGAGGTCGGGGGCCGGCGGACCGTCGCCCTCGACGACGGCACCCGCGTACAGTTGGACACCGACACGCGCCTGCGCGTGCGGTTCGCCTCCGGCGAACGCCGTATCGTGCTGGAGCAGGGCCAGGCCCTGTTCACCGTCGCCCACGACGCCGCGCGGCCCTTCCGGGTCGAGGCGGGGGGCACACAGGTCACCGCCCTGGGGACGGTGTTCGACGTGCGGCGCGAGGCCGTCGGAGCCCAGGTCACCCTGGTCCAGGGCGCGGTCGCGGTCACGGACGCACGGACCGCAGCGGGCCAGTGGCGTCTGGCTCCCGGTCAGCAGGTGCGGACGGTCCGTCCCGACGCAACCCCCGTCATGGTGGATCCGGCCGTCGAGACCAGCTGGTCCGAGGGCCGTCTGGTCTTCCGGGACACGCCGCTCGGCGAGGCGATCGCCGAGGTCAATCGCTATCTCCCGGACAAGATCGTTCTGGCGGACCGCCGCATCTCCGCGGTCCCGGTCAACGGCGTCTTCGCCACCGGCGATCGCGAGGCCTTCGTGGCCGCCGTGGCGGACCTGTTCGACCTGACGGCCCAAGCGGAGGCCGACGGCCGCGTCCGACTGACGGCGCGCTCCGTCGGCGGATAA